A genomic window from Brassica oleracea var. oleracea cultivar TO1000 chromosome C8, BOL, whole genome shotgun sequence includes:
- the LOC106312665 gene encoding putative lysine-specific demethylase JMJ16, with amino-acid sequence MGTELMRICVKEESDELPSVPPGFESYATFTLKRVVPDPAAAMESVSSVSNQGEMEIESDEAKAARSLRRRPWINYDDDNNGLSQNLDQTCGVKPSLPKGVTRGCAECNDCQKVTARWQPDEARRPDLEDAPIFYPSEEEFEDTLSYIAKIRPKAEKYGICRIVPPPSWKPPCPLKEKQVWEGSKFNTRVQRVDKLQNRSSMKKVSKLSNQMRRKKRKCMKMGMDPGSASPEMSELETFGFEPGPGFTLKDFKKYADEFKAQYFKKSESSTGGECTVGDSWEPAVEDVEGEYWRIVDKATEEIEVLYGADLETGVFGSGFPKISSSHEAASSSEEKYAKSGWNLNNFSRLPGSLLKHEGSDISGVLVPWLYIGMCFSSFCWHVEDHHLYSMNYMHWGAPKLWYGVAGKDAVKLEEAMRKHLPDLFEEQPDLLHKLVTQLSPSKLKTAGAPVHRCVPACWRVSLDFSSGISCLI; translated from the exons ATGGGGACAGAGCTGATGAGAATCTGTGTGAAGGAAGAAAGCGACGAGTTGCCATCTGTTCCTCCTGGGTTTGAATCATATGCTACTTTCACCTTAAAAAGAGTTGTCCCTGACCCTGCTGCTGCAATGGAGAGTGTTTCTTCTGTATCAAATCAAGGTGAGATGGAGATTGAATCTGATGAAGCCAAAGCTGCTCGGTCTCTACGGCGTAGACCTTGGATTAACTATGATGATGATAACAATGGCTTGTCTCAAAATCTTGATCAA ACTTGTGGAGTGAAGCCTTCTCTACCTAAGGGTGTGACCAGAGGATGTGCAGAATGTAATGACTGCCAAAAG GTAACTGCGAGGTGGCAACCAGATGAAGCTCGAAGGCCTGACCTTGAAGATGCCCCCATATTCTACCCCAGCGAAGAG GAGTTTGAAGACACATTGAGCTATATAGCTAAGATAAGACCCAAGGCTGAGAAGTACGGAATCTGCCGCATTGTTCCTCCTCCTTCCTGGAAACCCCCTTGCCCGCTGAAAGAAAAGCAAGTATGGGAAGGTTCTAAATTCAACACGCGCGTCCAAAGAGTGGATAAGCTTCAGAACCGAAGCTCAATGAAGAAGGTTTCAAAGCTTTCTAATCAGATGAGAAGGAAGAAGAGGAAGTGCATGAAAATGGGAATGGATCCTGGCTCTGCAAGCCCAGAAATGAGTGAGCTTGAGACGTTTGGGTTTGAACCTGGTCCAGGGTTCACTTTAAAAGACTTCAAAAAGTATGCTGATGAGTTCAAGGCTCAGTACTTTAAAAAGAGTGAAAGTTCTACGGGCGGTGAATGTACAGTTGGCGACTCCTGGGAGCCAGCGGTTGAGGATGTTGAAGGTGAATATTGGCGGATAGTAGATAAAGCAACCGAAGAGATAGAG GTGCTGTATGGTGCTGACCTTGAAACTGGGGTATTTGGTAGTGGTTTTCCCAAGATATCATCTAGTCACGAGGCTGCTTCTTCTTCAGAAGAAAAATATGCTAAATCAGGCTGGAACTTAAATAATTTCTCAAGGCTTCCAGGATCCCTTCTTAAGCATGAGGGCAGTGACATCTCTGGTGTCCTTGTACCGTGGTTGTATATTGGGATGTGCTTTTCTTCTTTCTGCTGG CATGTTGAAGATCACCACTTGTATTCGATGAATTACATGCACTGGGGTGCACCAAAACTGTGGTACGGTGTTGCGGGGAAGGATGCTGTTAAACTAGAGGAGGCGATGAGAAAGCATTTGCCTGACCTTTTTGAAGAACAGCCTGATTTGCTTCATAAGCTA